CTTACTGATTCGGACCTTGAAGATATAAAAACGCTAGAATACAGGTTTGATACAGAAAAAAATATGGCCGGCTTAGCGGCTGTTCAAATAAATATTCCTAAGAAAATCATTATTTTTAGTTGCAATAACCTAGAATTAAAAAAGTTCAGACCAACCTTAACGCAGATGATGCCTAAAACAATATGGATCAATCCATCATATAAAGGTATTGAAGAAGCAGGAAAAGATGAAACCTATGAAGGGTGCTTTTCCATCAAAGACACTGTAGGTATAGTAGAACGTTACAGCAAGATTCGCTATAAAGCGTTTGATATGGACGGAAAATGTATTGAAGGAACCGCAGAAGGGTTTCTTGCAAGAATCATTCAACATGAAATTGATCATATTCATGGAATTCTTTGCATAGATCGCGCATCATCTTCTATGGATCAAGAGATTTACATAAAGATGAGAAATGAAGCGCTGAAACGTTGAGGTATGAAAACAAAACCCTTTAAAATAAGAAAGATTTAAAGGTATTTGTATCATTGTTAAAAATAAAACATATTTTATGCGCTATTCCTTTGTTTTGTATAGGATGCGCTTCAGAAAAAATAACCCCAACCACTCCGCAAATCGAAATCTCAACTAAAGATAAATGGGATTTAAAAGACTTATGCGCTGATGATAAGACAGCTATTCAATCAATGAATCAGCTGCTAAAACAGGCGCAAGCGTTTAAAATAAAGCATCAAAACCTGTTTAAAACCACTCCGAAAGAAGCTGATCTAAAAAAAGCATTAGAAGAGTATGAAGAATTTTATGAAAAGGTCTCCAAAGTTTTTAGTTATGCTTCTCTTAAGCATTCTGTGAACTTGGAGGATGATGCTACAGGCAAAATGTATCAAAGCGTTGTGAGTTTATATACTCAGATCAACTCTGAGCTTGTATTTTTTCAAAACGAGATCATAAAATTACCTAATTTGTCTTATAAAACTAAGTACGATTATTGGTTGAAAAACTTAAGATTATGGAAGTCTCATATCTTGGATACCAAGACAGAGGAATATGCAACTCAAAAGAGTTTAACAAGTGATGCGGCTTGGGTGCGCTTGTATGATGAGACGTTAGCAAGTATTGTTTTTAAGTTTGATGGACAAGAGTTAAGACTTGAAGAAGTTTTGACAAAAACGCTTGATCCAGATGAGACGATAAGAAAAAAGGCAATACTCTCGCTAAGCGAAG
The genomic region above belongs to Alphaproteobacteria bacterium and contains:
- a CDS encoding peptide deformylase, with protein sequence MTKNDTPAYVVFDPKANQQKEEVKILRQSAKTLTFSLTDSDLEDIKTLEYRFDTEKNMAGLAAVQINIPKKIIIFSCNNLELKKFRPTLTQMMPKTIWINPSYKGIEEAGKDETYEGCFSIKDTVGIVERYSKIRYKAFDMDGKCIEGTAEGFLARIIQHEIDHIHGILCIDRASSSMDQEIYIKMRNEALKR